The following are encoded in a window of Sebastes umbrosus isolate fSebUmb1 chromosome 7, fSebUmb1.pri, whole genome shotgun sequence genomic DNA:
- the postnb gene encoding periostin, osteoblast specific factor b isoform X1: MKLLFVAAFTLFVLSTFDKAESSAYDKIVAHSRIRARKEGPNVCALQQVMGTKKKYFSTCRNWYQGAICGKKATVLYECCPGYMKLEGMRGCPAVAPIDNVYETLGLVKATSTQKYSDLSKLRPEIEGSGSFTFFAPSNEAWELLDEEVRSALVSNVNVELYNALHYHMANKRFLTKDLKNGMAVTSMYNDLGLHINHYSNGVVTVNCARIIYGNQVATNGVVHVIDRVISAVGNTIQDVIEVDDDLTTLSDVALNAGFLEKLGQPGHYTLFAPTNEAFETLGSEVLERLQGDKEVLKALLNFHLLDSVQCSEAIMAGTSYETLEGNNIEIGCDGESLTVNGIKMVLKKDIVTTNGVIHLIDKVLMPDSAKQVMELVGSSQSTFGDMVSELGLSAAMRADAEYTLLAPLNVAFNDEVMSMDQRLLKSILESHILKSKIVLGQLFSGQRLETIAGKFLRVFIYRTAVCIENSCLVRGSKEGSNGALHLMRTLLKPAEKSMFEILTENGGFKIFLSLMEAAELTDLLKQEGDFTLFAPSDKAFAGLSDSDLSLLKSDINALRTILLYHINNGVFIGGGLEAGVTNLLKSLQGSNLRVMLANSSMQVNSVQVPESDIMATNGVIHFVNQVLYPGDIPVGSQDFLMLLRRLITYMQIKYISGFRYQEIPLTFMKRIITRVVQEVPDVTKVTRVIQSDPLITKVTRVVQADPTITKVTRIVQADPVVTKVTRVVQADPIVSKVTRVISSESRVSRVIEGDPTYTTVTRVIEGPQYSASSGTTNIALEETDLSNLEGDSERITQMIQEGSTRRTGSRRVVAGNRRRGRN; this comes from the exons ATGAAGCTCCTTTTTGTAGCTGCCTTTACACTCTTTGTGCTCTCTACATTTGACAAGGCTGAATCTTCAGCTTATGACAAAATAGTCGCCCACAGTCGCATTAGGGCAAGAAAAGAAGG ACCCAATGTCTGCGCGCTCCAGCAAGTCATGGGGACCAAGAAGAAGTACTTCAGCACTTGTCGTAATTGGTACCAAGGGGCCATCTGTGGAAAGAAAGC GACTGTGCTTTATGAGTGCTGCCCAGGGTACATGAAGCTCGAGGGCATGCGCGGTTGCCCTGCAG TGGCCCCGATTGACAATGTGTACGAGACCTTGGGTCTGGTGAAGGCCACCTCAACCCAAAAGTACTCTGATCTTTCTAAGCTGAGGCCTGAGATCGAGGGATCTGGATCCTTCACCTTCTTTGCCCCCAGTAACGAGGCCTGGGAGCTTTTGGACGAA GAAGTAAGGAGTGCACTGGTCAGCAATGTCAACGTTGAGCTGTACAACGCTCTGCATTACCACATGGCCAACAAACGCTTCTTGACCAAAGATTTAAAGAATGGAATGGCGGTCACCTCCATGTACAACGACCTTGGTCTCCATATCAACCATTACTCCAATGGG GTGGTGACTGTGAACTGCGCCAGGATTATCTATGGCAACCAGGTAGCCACCAATGGAGTTGTGCATGTCATTGACCGTGTTATCAGCGCTGTTGGAAACACAATCCAGGACGTCATTGAGGTTGACGATGACCTGACAACTCTGAGT GATGTGGCTCTAAACGCTGGATTCTTGGAGAAGCTGGGTCAGCCAGGACATTACACTCTCTTTGCCCCCACCAACGAAGCCTTTGAGACTCTGGGCAGCGAAGTGTTGGAGAGACTTCAGGGTGACAAGGAGGTCCTCAAAG CTCTTCTGAATTTCCACCTCCTGGACTCCGTGCAGTGCTCTGAGGCCATCATGGCTGGCACCTCTTATGAGACCCTGGAGGGCAACAACATTGAGATCGGCTGTGATGGTGAAAGCTTAACAGTCAACGGCATCAAGATGGTGCTCAAGAAGGACATTGTCACCACCAACGGTGTCATCCACCTTATTGACAAAGTGCTCATGCCAGACTCAG CTAAGCAGGTGATGGAGCTGGTGGGAAGTTCCCAGTCAACCTTTGGTGACATGGTGTCCGAGCTGGGCCTTTCTGCTGCCATGAGAGCAGACGCTGAGTACACTTTGCTGGCTCCCCTCAACGTTGCCTTCAATG ATGAAGTGATGTCCATGGATCAGAGGTTGCTCAAGAGCATCCTGGAGAGCCACATCTTGAAGAGCAAGATTGTCCTGGGACAGTTGTTCAGTGGCCAGCGGCTGGAGACCATCGCAGGGAAATTTCTGAGAGTCTTCATCTATCGCACA GCTGTGTGCATTGAGAATTCCTGTCTGGTAAGAGGCAGTAAAGAAGGAAGCAATGGGGCCCTTCATCTCATGAGGACTCTGTTGAAACCGGCGGAAAAATCTATGTTTGAGATTCTGACAGAAAATGGAGGGTTCAA GATCTTTTTGTCTCTGATGGAAGCCGCTGAATTGACTGACCTGCTGAAACAGGAGGGAGACTTTACTCTGTTCGCCCCAAGCGATAAGGCTTTTGCTGGTTTGAGCGACAGTGATTTGTCCTTGTTGAAGA GTGACATAAATGCCCTCAGAACCATCCTTTTGTATCACATCAACAATGGTGTCTTCATTGGTGGCGGTTTGGAGGCTGGGGTGACAAACCTTCTCAAGTCTCTTCAGGGCAGCAACCTCAGAGTGATGCTT GCTAACAGCTCTATGCAAGTGAATTCGGTCCAAGTCCCTGAATCTGATATCATGGCCACAAATGGAGTCATTCACTTCGTCAACCAAGTCTTGTATCCTGGAG ATATCCCTGTTGGAAGCCAGGATTTCCTCATGCTACTGAGGAGGCTCATCACTTACATGCAAATCAAG TACATTTCAGGATTCAGATATCAGGAAATCCCCCTTACATTTATGA AGAGGATCATCACTCGTGTCGTCCAGGAAG TTCCTGATGTAACCAAAGTGACGAGGGTTATTCAAAGTGATCCCCTTATCACCAAAGTGACGAGGGTTGTTCAAGCGGACCCCACTATCACCAAAGTGACGAGAATTGTTCAAGCTGACCCCGTTGTCACCAAAGTGACGAGGGTTGTTCAAGCGGACCCCATTGTCAGCAAGGTTACCAGAGTCATTTCAAGTGAGAGCAGGGTCAGCAGAGTCATCGAAGGTGACCCCACCTACACCACGGTCACCAGAGTCATTGAAG GCCCTCAGTACTCAGCCAGCTCTGGCACCACCAACATCGCCCTGGAAG AAACTGACCTTTCAAACCTTGAAGGGGATAGTGAAAGAATTACCCAAATGATCCAAG AAGGCAGTACAAGAAGAACTGGTTCCCGAAGAGTTGTAG ctggcaacaggaggaggggaaggaacTGA
- the postnb gene encoding periostin, osteoblast specific factor b isoform X3, whose product MKLLFVAAFTLFVLSTFDKAESSAYDKIVAHSRIRARKEGPNVCALQQVMGTKKKYFSTCRNWYQGAICGKKATVLYECCPGYMKLEGMRGCPAVAPIDNVYETLGLVKATSTQKYSDLSKLRPEIEGSGSFTFFAPSNEAWELLDEEVRSALVSNVNVELYNALHYHMANKRFLTKDLKNGMAVTSMYNDLGLHINHYSNGVVTVNCARIIYGNQVATNGVVHVIDRVISAVGNTIQDVIEVDDDLTTLSDVALNAGFLEKLGQPGHYTLFAPTNEAFETLGSEVLERLQGDKEVLKALLNFHLLDSVQCSEAIMAGTSYETLEGNNIEIGCDGESLTVNGIKMVLKKDIVTTNGVIHLIDKVLMPDSAKQVMELVGSSQSTFGDMVSELGLSAAMRADAEYTLLAPLNVAFNDEVMSMDQRLLKSILESHILKSKIVLGQLFSGQRLETIAGKFLRVFIYRTAVCIENSCLVRGSKEGSNGALHLMRTLLKPAEKSMFEILTENGGFKIFLSLMEAAELTDLLKQEGDFTLFAPSDKAFAGLSDSDLSLLKSDINALRTILLYHINNGVFIGGGLEAGVTNLLKSLQGSNLRVMLANSSMQVNSVQVPESDIMATNGVIHFVNQVLYPGDIPVGSQDFLMLLRRLITYMQIKYISGFRYQEIPLTFMKRIITRVVQEVPDVTKVTRVIQSDPLITKVTRVVQADPTITKVTRIVQADPVVTKVTRVVQADPIVSKVTRVISSESRVSRVIEGDPTYTTVTRVIEGPQYSASSGTTNIALEETDLSNLEGDSERITQMIQAGNRRRGRN is encoded by the exons ATGAAGCTCCTTTTTGTAGCTGCCTTTACACTCTTTGTGCTCTCTACATTTGACAAGGCTGAATCTTCAGCTTATGACAAAATAGTCGCCCACAGTCGCATTAGGGCAAGAAAAGAAGG ACCCAATGTCTGCGCGCTCCAGCAAGTCATGGGGACCAAGAAGAAGTACTTCAGCACTTGTCGTAATTGGTACCAAGGGGCCATCTGTGGAAAGAAAGC GACTGTGCTTTATGAGTGCTGCCCAGGGTACATGAAGCTCGAGGGCATGCGCGGTTGCCCTGCAG TGGCCCCGATTGACAATGTGTACGAGACCTTGGGTCTGGTGAAGGCCACCTCAACCCAAAAGTACTCTGATCTTTCTAAGCTGAGGCCTGAGATCGAGGGATCTGGATCCTTCACCTTCTTTGCCCCCAGTAACGAGGCCTGGGAGCTTTTGGACGAA GAAGTAAGGAGTGCACTGGTCAGCAATGTCAACGTTGAGCTGTACAACGCTCTGCATTACCACATGGCCAACAAACGCTTCTTGACCAAAGATTTAAAGAATGGAATGGCGGTCACCTCCATGTACAACGACCTTGGTCTCCATATCAACCATTACTCCAATGGG GTGGTGACTGTGAACTGCGCCAGGATTATCTATGGCAACCAGGTAGCCACCAATGGAGTTGTGCATGTCATTGACCGTGTTATCAGCGCTGTTGGAAACACAATCCAGGACGTCATTGAGGTTGACGATGACCTGACAACTCTGAGT GATGTGGCTCTAAACGCTGGATTCTTGGAGAAGCTGGGTCAGCCAGGACATTACACTCTCTTTGCCCCCACCAACGAAGCCTTTGAGACTCTGGGCAGCGAAGTGTTGGAGAGACTTCAGGGTGACAAGGAGGTCCTCAAAG CTCTTCTGAATTTCCACCTCCTGGACTCCGTGCAGTGCTCTGAGGCCATCATGGCTGGCACCTCTTATGAGACCCTGGAGGGCAACAACATTGAGATCGGCTGTGATGGTGAAAGCTTAACAGTCAACGGCATCAAGATGGTGCTCAAGAAGGACATTGTCACCACCAACGGTGTCATCCACCTTATTGACAAAGTGCTCATGCCAGACTCAG CTAAGCAGGTGATGGAGCTGGTGGGAAGTTCCCAGTCAACCTTTGGTGACATGGTGTCCGAGCTGGGCCTTTCTGCTGCCATGAGAGCAGACGCTGAGTACACTTTGCTGGCTCCCCTCAACGTTGCCTTCAATG ATGAAGTGATGTCCATGGATCAGAGGTTGCTCAAGAGCATCCTGGAGAGCCACATCTTGAAGAGCAAGATTGTCCTGGGACAGTTGTTCAGTGGCCAGCGGCTGGAGACCATCGCAGGGAAATTTCTGAGAGTCTTCATCTATCGCACA GCTGTGTGCATTGAGAATTCCTGTCTGGTAAGAGGCAGTAAAGAAGGAAGCAATGGGGCCCTTCATCTCATGAGGACTCTGTTGAAACCGGCGGAAAAATCTATGTTTGAGATTCTGACAGAAAATGGAGGGTTCAA GATCTTTTTGTCTCTGATGGAAGCCGCTGAATTGACTGACCTGCTGAAACAGGAGGGAGACTTTACTCTGTTCGCCCCAAGCGATAAGGCTTTTGCTGGTTTGAGCGACAGTGATTTGTCCTTGTTGAAGA GTGACATAAATGCCCTCAGAACCATCCTTTTGTATCACATCAACAATGGTGTCTTCATTGGTGGCGGTTTGGAGGCTGGGGTGACAAACCTTCTCAAGTCTCTTCAGGGCAGCAACCTCAGAGTGATGCTT GCTAACAGCTCTATGCAAGTGAATTCGGTCCAAGTCCCTGAATCTGATATCATGGCCACAAATGGAGTCATTCACTTCGTCAACCAAGTCTTGTATCCTGGAG ATATCCCTGTTGGAAGCCAGGATTTCCTCATGCTACTGAGGAGGCTCATCACTTACATGCAAATCAAG TACATTTCAGGATTCAGATATCAGGAAATCCCCCTTACATTTATGA AGAGGATCATCACTCGTGTCGTCCAGGAAG TTCCTGATGTAACCAAAGTGACGAGGGTTATTCAAAGTGATCCCCTTATCACCAAAGTGACGAGGGTTGTTCAAGCGGACCCCACTATCACCAAAGTGACGAGAATTGTTCAAGCTGACCCCGTTGTCACCAAAGTGACGAGGGTTGTTCAAGCGGACCCCATTGTCAGCAAGGTTACCAGAGTCATTTCAAGTGAGAGCAGGGTCAGCAGAGTCATCGAAGGTGACCCCACCTACACCACGGTCACCAGAGTCATTGAAG GCCCTCAGTACTCAGCCAGCTCTGGCACCACCAACATCGCCCTGGAAG AAACTGACCTTTCAAACCTTGAAGGGGATAGTGAAAGAATTACCCAAATGATCCAAG ctggcaacaggaggaggggaaggaacTGA
- the postnb gene encoding periostin, osteoblast specific factor b isoform X2, with protein MKLLFVAAFTLFVLSTFDKAESSAYDKIVAHSRIRARKEGPNVCALQQVMGTKKKYFSTCRNWYQGAICGKKATVLYECCPGYMKLEGMRGCPAVAPIDNVYETLGLVKATSTQKYSDLSKLRPEIEGSGSFTFFAPSNEAWELLDEEVRSALVSNVNVELYNALHYHMANKRFLTKDLKNGMAVTSMYNDLGLHINHYSNGVVTVNCARIIYGNQVATNGVVHVIDRVISAVGNTIQDVIEVDDDLTTLSDVALNAGFLEKLGQPGHYTLFAPTNEAFETLGSEVLERLQGDKEVLKALLNFHLLDSVQCSEAIMAGTSYETLEGNNIEIGCDGESLTVNGIKMVLKKDIVTTNGVIHLIDKVLMPDSAKQVMELVGSSQSTFGDMVSELGLSAAMRADAEYTLLAPLNVAFNDEVMSMDQRLLKSILESHILKSKIVLGQLFSGQRLETIAGKFLRVFIYRTAVCIENSCLVRGSKEGSNGALHLMRTLLKPAEKSMFEILTENGGFKIFLSLMEAAELTDLLKQEGDFTLFAPSDKAFAGLSDSDLSLLKSDINALRTILLYHINNGVFIGGGLEAGVTNLLKSLQGSNLRVMLANSSMQVNSVQVPESDIMATNGVIHFVNQVLYPGDIPVGSQDFLMLLRRLITYMQIKYISGFRYQEIPLTFMIPDVTKVTRVIQSDPLITKVTRVVQADPTITKVTRIVQADPVVTKVTRVVQADPIVSKVTRVISSESRVSRVIEGDPTYTTVTRVIEGPQYSASSGTTNIALEETDLSNLEGDSERITQMIQEGSTRRTGSRRVVAGNRRRGRN; from the exons ATGAAGCTCCTTTTTGTAGCTGCCTTTACACTCTTTGTGCTCTCTACATTTGACAAGGCTGAATCTTCAGCTTATGACAAAATAGTCGCCCACAGTCGCATTAGGGCAAGAAAAGAAGG ACCCAATGTCTGCGCGCTCCAGCAAGTCATGGGGACCAAGAAGAAGTACTTCAGCACTTGTCGTAATTGGTACCAAGGGGCCATCTGTGGAAAGAAAGC GACTGTGCTTTATGAGTGCTGCCCAGGGTACATGAAGCTCGAGGGCATGCGCGGTTGCCCTGCAG TGGCCCCGATTGACAATGTGTACGAGACCTTGGGTCTGGTGAAGGCCACCTCAACCCAAAAGTACTCTGATCTTTCTAAGCTGAGGCCTGAGATCGAGGGATCTGGATCCTTCACCTTCTTTGCCCCCAGTAACGAGGCCTGGGAGCTTTTGGACGAA GAAGTAAGGAGTGCACTGGTCAGCAATGTCAACGTTGAGCTGTACAACGCTCTGCATTACCACATGGCCAACAAACGCTTCTTGACCAAAGATTTAAAGAATGGAATGGCGGTCACCTCCATGTACAACGACCTTGGTCTCCATATCAACCATTACTCCAATGGG GTGGTGACTGTGAACTGCGCCAGGATTATCTATGGCAACCAGGTAGCCACCAATGGAGTTGTGCATGTCATTGACCGTGTTATCAGCGCTGTTGGAAACACAATCCAGGACGTCATTGAGGTTGACGATGACCTGACAACTCTGAGT GATGTGGCTCTAAACGCTGGATTCTTGGAGAAGCTGGGTCAGCCAGGACATTACACTCTCTTTGCCCCCACCAACGAAGCCTTTGAGACTCTGGGCAGCGAAGTGTTGGAGAGACTTCAGGGTGACAAGGAGGTCCTCAAAG CTCTTCTGAATTTCCACCTCCTGGACTCCGTGCAGTGCTCTGAGGCCATCATGGCTGGCACCTCTTATGAGACCCTGGAGGGCAACAACATTGAGATCGGCTGTGATGGTGAAAGCTTAACAGTCAACGGCATCAAGATGGTGCTCAAGAAGGACATTGTCACCACCAACGGTGTCATCCACCTTATTGACAAAGTGCTCATGCCAGACTCAG CTAAGCAGGTGATGGAGCTGGTGGGAAGTTCCCAGTCAACCTTTGGTGACATGGTGTCCGAGCTGGGCCTTTCTGCTGCCATGAGAGCAGACGCTGAGTACACTTTGCTGGCTCCCCTCAACGTTGCCTTCAATG ATGAAGTGATGTCCATGGATCAGAGGTTGCTCAAGAGCATCCTGGAGAGCCACATCTTGAAGAGCAAGATTGTCCTGGGACAGTTGTTCAGTGGCCAGCGGCTGGAGACCATCGCAGGGAAATTTCTGAGAGTCTTCATCTATCGCACA GCTGTGTGCATTGAGAATTCCTGTCTGGTAAGAGGCAGTAAAGAAGGAAGCAATGGGGCCCTTCATCTCATGAGGACTCTGTTGAAACCGGCGGAAAAATCTATGTTTGAGATTCTGACAGAAAATGGAGGGTTCAA GATCTTTTTGTCTCTGATGGAAGCCGCTGAATTGACTGACCTGCTGAAACAGGAGGGAGACTTTACTCTGTTCGCCCCAAGCGATAAGGCTTTTGCTGGTTTGAGCGACAGTGATTTGTCCTTGTTGAAGA GTGACATAAATGCCCTCAGAACCATCCTTTTGTATCACATCAACAATGGTGTCTTCATTGGTGGCGGTTTGGAGGCTGGGGTGACAAACCTTCTCAAGTCTCTTCAGGGCAGCAACCTCAGAGTGATGCTT GCTAACAGCTCTATGCAAGTGAATTCGGTCCAAGTCCCTGAATCTGATATCATGGCCACAAATGGAGTCATTCACTTCGTCAACCAAGTCTTGTATCCTGGAG ATATCCCTGTTGGAAGCCAGGATTTCCTCATGCTACTGAGGAGGCTCATCACTTACATGCAAATCAAG TACATTTCAGGATTCAGATATCAGGAAATCCCCCTTACATTTATGA TTCCTGATGTAACCAAAGTGACGAGGGTTATTCAAAGTGATCCCCTTATCACCAAAGTGACGAGGGTTGTTCAAGCGGACCCCACTATCACCAAAGTGACGAGAATTGTTCAAGCTGACCCCGTTGTCACCAAAGTGACGAGGGTTGTTCAAGCGGACCCCATTGTCAGCAAGGTTACCAGAGTCATTTCAAGTGAGAGCAGGGTCAGCAGAGTCATCGAAGGTGACCCCACCTACACCACGGTCACCAGAGTCATTGAAG GCCCTCAGTACTCAGCCAGCTCTGGCACCACCAACATCGCCCTGGAAG AAACTGACCTTTCAAACCTTGAAGGGGATAGTGAAAGAATTACCCAAATGATCCAAG AAGGCAGTACAAGAAGAACTGGTTCCCGAAGAGTTGTAG ctggcaacaggaggaggggaaggaacTGA